From the genome of Synchiropus splendidus isolate RoL2022-P1 chromosome 17, RoL_Sspl_1.0, whole genome shotgun sequence, one region includes:
- the pcp4a gene encoding calmodulin regulator protein PCP4a isoform X1, which translates to MSELQRQASGATTGNSKPSAGQGRPTVQQKAPAKNEKKNNLPQDFDIDMEDPETEKAAVAIQSQFRKFQKKKQDLKS; encoded by the exons TTGCAGAGACAAGCATCTGGAGCGACGACTGGAAACAGCAAACCGTCTGCTGGACAAG GACGACCAACAGTCCAGCAAAAGGCTCCAGCCAAGA atgagaagaagaacaacCTCCCTCAGGACTTCGACATCGACATGGAGGACCCGGAGACGGAGAAGGCGGCCGTTGCGATCCAGTCACAGTTCAGGAAAttccagaagaagaagcaggaccTGAAGTCGTAG
- the pcp4a gene encoding calmodulin regulator protein PCP4a isoform X3: protein MSELQRQASGATTGNSKPSAGQDEKKNNLPQDFDIDMEDPETEKAAVAIQSQFRKFQKKKQDLKS, encoded by the exons TTGCAGAGACAAGCATCTGGAGCGACGACTGGAAACAGCAAACCGTCTGCTGGACAAG atgagaagaagaacaacCTCCCTCAGGACTTCGACATCGACATGGAGGACCCGGAGACGGAGAAGGCGGCCGTTGCGATCCAGTCACAGTTCAGGAAAttccagaagaagaagcaggaccTGAAGTCGTAG
- the pcp4a gene encoding calmodulin regulator protein PCP4a isoform X2 has translation MSERQASGATTGNSKPSAGQGRPTVQQKAPAKNEKKNNLPQDFDIDMEDPETEKAAVAIQSQFRKFQKKKQDLKS, from the exons AGACAAGCATCTGGAGCGACGACTGGAAACAGCAAACCGTCTGCTGGACAAG GACGACCAACAGTCCAGCAAAAGGCTCCAGCCAAGA atgagaagaagaacaacCTCCCTCAGGACTTCGACATCGACATGGAGGACCCGGAGACGGAGAAGGCGGCCGTTGCGATCCAGTCACAGTTCAGGAAAttccagaagaagaagcaggaccTGAAGTCGTAG
- the pcp4a gene encoding calmodulin regulator protein PCP4a isoform X4, which produces MSERQASGATTGNSKPSAGQDEKKNNLPQDFDIDMEDPETEKAAVAIQSQFRKFQKKKQDLKS; this is translated from the exons AGACAAGCATCTGGAGCGACGACTGGAAACAGCAAACCGTCTGCTGGACAAG atgagaagaagaacaacCTCCCTCAGGACTTCGACATCGACATGGAGGACCCGGAGACGGAGAAGGCGGCCGTTGCGATCCAGTCACAGTTCAGGAAAttccagaagaagaagcaggaccTGAAGTCGTAG